A single region of the Methanococcoides sp. AM1 genome encodes:
- a CDS encoding 4Fe-4S binding protein yields the protein MVAVINRDECVGCGVCVDDCPAEAISMDGDNIAVVDADKCTECGICVDSCPSEAISME from the coding sequence ATGGTAGCTGTAATTAACAGGGACGAATGTGTAGGATGCGGAGTATGTGTAGATGACTGCCCAGCCGAAGCAATTTCAATGGACGGCGACAACATCGCTGTAGTAGATGCTGACAAATGTACTGAATGTGGTATATGTGTGGACTCCTGTCCATCCGAAGCAATTTCAATGGAATAA
- a CDS encoding CDGSH iron-sulfur domain-containing protein, translated as MEKEVRPSIKVSKNGPYIVKDLKTLRNSKGVFIEIKPVMALCRCGGSANMPFCDGTHLGNDFSGEKEKDRVPDRVDTYVGKHITIHRNRDVCSHVGHCVRNLPSVFKKGEEPWADPDAADPEEIAKLIRTCPSGALSYTVNGNLYKDYSHGPEIFVLKDGPYNVTGAKLDDPDDLVPETQDHYALCRCGESRNKPFCDGQHSNAKFKDRKN; from the coding sequence GTGGAGAAAGAAGTCAGGCCTTCAATAAAAGTATCAAAAAATGGGCCATATATTGTGAAAGACCTTAAAACACTCAGGAATTCAAAGGGTGTTTTCATCGAGATAAAACCGGTTATGGCACTTTGCAGATGTGGAGGCTCGGCAAATATGCCATTTTGTGATGGAACACATTTAGGGAACGATTTTTCCGGGGAAAAAGAAAAAGACCGTGTTCCCGACAGGGTTGATACTTACGTCGGAAAACATATTACCATTCATCGTAACAGGGATGTGTGTTCTCACGTAGGCCATTGTGTTCGTAATCTACCTTCTGTTTTCAAAAAGGGTGAAGAACCCTGGGCAGATCCGGATGCTGCAGACCCGGAAGAGATAGCAAAACTCATCAGGACCTGTCCTTCTGGCGCATTGAGTTATACTGTTAATGGAAATTTGTATAAGGATTATTCACATGGCCCGGAAATTTTTGTTCTGAAAGATGGACCTTACAATGTTACAGGAGCCAAGCTTGACGATCCTGATGATTTAGTACCTGAAACCCAAGACCATTATGCTCTCTGCAGATGCGGTGAATCCCGAAATAAGCCATTCTGTGACGGCCAGCACTCCAATGCTAAATTTAAGGACAGGAAGAATTGA